The Culex quinquefasciatus strain JHB chromosome 2, VPISU_Cqui_1.0_pri_paternal, whole genome shotgun sequence genome contains the following window.
CTAAGATTACGAAATTCATCAACTCGCTTCGCCCTCCTTAAAAATCGCTCACCTTGGTTCGAACTCTTCTTGGACTCAGTAGGCTGCTGCTGGCCTCCCTTGGGCAGGTTCTGGTTCGAAAAGCGATGATTCTTCTCCATCGTAGGAGGCTTCTTCCGCTACGGCGCTTAAAACTAGGTCAAATGAaggcaaaaaaccaaaaatgggCGAGGACAAACTCGAAAGCCCGCTGCTGGCGCTGGTCACTTCCGCCGCCAACGTCGCCCTTCCGGCACGTTCTGGAGCCTGCTCTCCGCCGCGAAACGAAGCAAAGCTGCTGCTGCACACGAATGACACTTTCCGTACTTGAGACATCTTTTTAGTTGGCCATGATTGTACGGGTACGATGAAGAAAAAAGAAACTCACAAAATTGTGATTCTTCTTTCGGGGGGAGTTGGGCGAAACTTGGGAGCGAAATCCGCGAAGAAAACAGCTGCGCTGCACTGCACTCGAGTGCGTTTCTTTTCCGGAGGGTGTGGATGGGCCTGGAACCGACCGCGAAGGCACAGGAAAACCAACTTTTTTCACTTCTTACGGCAGACACGGAACGGACCGTCGCGTTGCAAATGGCGACGAAGGAATGAGAGAAAAAAAGTCAGTTCGCAAAAATGTGACGTTTGCCAGCGgagcagaaaaaataaaacagctgAAAATGGGGAGTTGGCTTGTAGGTCGAAGTGATTACACCGCCGTCGAGGCGGGTGGAAAATTTTGTACGTTGATCAGAATTGCCCATGTTTGGGTTATTTTCCGAATTCGAGTTATAATCTCATATGTTTGGCCCATTTGCGAAGTCGGCGATCAgtctagagaccctaaatagggagactggtcagactttgctaaatcgatctggcaacgtatgttttgtggTTGCCAACACTGAAAAGTTTTgctgctcgtttggatacgtcaaacttgtgtctgtttgggtacgtcaaactCACATCGACCAGTCTCCAAGGGGTTAGACTCTTCGCACGGTTTTTGGACGAAGCGTTTGTGTTCAGGGTGAAATTGGGTGCGCGATGGTGCTGGGATATGCGcgctagagatcctaaatagggagactggtctaagctggctaaatcgatctggcaacgtatgttttgagcttggcaacactgataagttttgctgggcgtaaaggcaaatgctcgtttggatacgtcaaactcgtgtctgtttgggtacgtcaaattcacttcaacCAGTCTCCATATTAAGGATCTCTAGTGCGGAGGTGTAGAACGCCGTGCACGCACGGCGTGCTGAGTGTATAACTCCtgccagtctccctatttagagCGTCCTTTTCGAGATACTGGAATggacaaaaaaacattgattatcgagaaattaaaagtgcaacatggagttaaactttctgtcaagcttctgtAAAGTTTACCATGAAGCTGCGAAAGTTTTAATCCATGtaaccggctcacatctctctttttaatttctcgatgctTTGACCGTGCCATCTAGaccgtgtttgacagtttgccacaattgagtaccgtaatctggggtgaattgggactacagtctgaatagggacagccgtttttagagcacttgaaGCTTATAAACTTGGAAATTAATGTACACGTTTTGTTGGCATGAGTCTTTTCTAACctaaaccaaccagaaaaatcaaaatattgtgctctaacatatggttaaaactgctgtcccaattcaccccatccccatgtgtcccgattgaccttAGTTTACGGtattaaagccctatgtcaattttgatgtacaacggtaaaaaacacgattaaaaaccatttcggatcacttttttttcattttaggccattgcaaatatttttcaaagtttatgtcgcaaccccttcaaaattggtttgaaaaatcagagggcaaaaaaaaattttccaaaaaacttcaaaatttccatgaaaatagaagtctaatcaactgaaaacaatcgaaaatgcatttttctgcattgataatgatatttagcatgtttagcTCGATGTttaggcttgtttaaaaatatttaaatttttatgaaatccaATGTACAgcgccgcaaaaaaaaatatttttcgcaaaagataatttttttgccataatgcattttaaaacacttgtttcatcaaaatgttgaaaccatgactcgtaatttcaatttttatctcgatttttatacttttttattttattttttgccattcactaacatttcagtccaaatttgtgcgattcatgtctgcctgtgtggatcaatcggaccacgcactggactcacaatccagaggtcgccggttcgaatctccAGGCGGACGCAAacaattctaagtgtaaatataggttttcggtgccctctccccgtgccataacttcacacttaggagacccgggaggcggagccttgtcgcaaaaagaacgatacacgcctgtggatccgttgacaaaACCgaaaggtttaagagggccacattataaggtgttacgtcgattccgtttttttgtgcgattcataagcaaaatcgagtgtccggaattcgaagcaaaagtgtccggatttcgaatcagcttttaacagtgtccgggttttgaagcacaacaagtcattttaattttcaaattctgatgaaaaattgtttgaaaagacatattctgcatgcattttcttataactgactgtttatactaaatcctgatgatatttctacatttccaacttattacatgattttttgccagctataacaaaaataatatggcactacgtgtccggatttcgaatcatgacgttatacccTTTATAAATGGGTAACGTAACGACAGGTAAACTTGGTTGGGCCTCGTggtgcggtggttagcggcttcggctgccgatctctTAGTTGCtatatggggcgcgggttcgattcccgccatAAAACTTCGGTCCATTtacgtaaaagaggttttgggtgactcaccacacttaaccttcggacgcctagaaatgagcagaaacttgcaacagagaccacaaaagacccgggggtcgttaaagtggtttgctttgctttgcttttttgggtTAACTTGAAAAAGGGTGGGTGGAAGtaagtaaaaagtaaatctttccctgttcctggctggaacacccgtgaagactATCGGGGCTGGCATTTGCAAaacggattcagtgacagtttattaatcaacttaatgttaacatgttatgattaatgttaacattccatattTTGTCTTCCTAAGTTGTCTTGATAAGGTcaagtttgtgacgatacactaccttccctttactaagcaatcgaatccagaaaatcaccagttgtgttggtccgagccgggattttaaccccgatctaccgcttacgaggcggaagcgttactaCTGAGCTACGTGGCTCGGCTCGGCTCGGTGGGTGGAAGTAACCCTCAAATAGGGTTTGTTTACCTTGTGTTGACAGATAAAGGGTAGATAGAACCCTTTTATGATgggtacttctgattttgagtgtacactgataatcaacattacacactgttcagttcacttttacacacttgtatgggatttttcagttcaagtatgattacacgaaagtgtgtaatcatacttgaactgaaaaatcccttacaagtgtgtaaaagtgaactgaaaaaagtgtaatgctgtttACCAGTGTAGTGTGACTCAAATTAAATGAGTAGTTTATCGCTAGCGTGTGATAATAAATgcttgtttataatttttttgacaattttattttaaaatgttttaaatttgattaaaaaaataaaacccgaTGGCTAACACAAGTTTAATGTCCCCGATTATGTGCCGTGTTTGCATGAAGTCTGATTGTCCCTTGTTTTCACCGTACGAACCTTCCCCAGGCGGATATTTACCTTTTGATTTGATAGCTTCTTTAGCGCAAGTTGAGGTTTGTTGCAATgtttaaaagttgattaaacattactaatttgaaaacaaatattttttggataaGTTTAGATCACCAAAGATGACGAGCTTCCACAACTAATTTGCAGCAGCTGCTTGAACGACTTGGAGATTACGAATAAACTGATAACAACCTGCAAAACTTCTGATTCTCTTTTGAGGCAACGGCTTTCTGCGGATAAAGGGTATTTTGAGAGAGTTTggtagaaataatgttttaaaatactttaaatttctAGCATGTTTTCACCACACGAATACCACGTGATTGAAGCAATTAACGAAGTAGAAGTAATAAATGAATCTGAGGAAAGTGACGACGCTGTGTCCGTACCGGATGCTCCTATAGAGCTGCTGGACATTGATGATATCATCGAGGAAGAAACGTTCGATTCTGATGAGCCGATCATTCAAGACGATATCAACACTTCCTTCCACGTGGACGACCTGATATTAACCGACCCGGTGGTTCAAACCTTCGATGGTCATCGTACGCAATGCTGCGGCTGTGCGGAGAAGTTTGATTCCAGCGAGCAACTGGAGCTCCATTCAAATGAATGCCACCTTCCGGAACGTGCAATATCCGGTCCCGCGCCGGTTGGTTTGATCGAGTGCACCATCTGCTATCAACTGTTTTCCGGCACTTCGTACCTGGACTCGCGGCATCAGCTTCCGGCGTTTCGGGATCGCCTCGTGTCCGCCGAGTTTCCCGAAGTCGTTCAATGCTGCTCGTGCGAAACACTTGGCTCCGGATCGGAAGAAATGCGGCAGCATTCGTCGCTGCACTTGGACGAGAAGGTGCCGGATGATCCGATGAAACCGTTCGAGTGCGAGTTTTGCTTCAAGCGGTTCAATTTGCAGACGGGTTTGGTTGTTCATCAAAGATTTAGCTTCAGTTATAAAAAGTTTGTAAAGGCGAAGAGACGCGGTTGTGCGGCGACCAAGAAACGGAACGAGATCGAGCGGAAAACGGCGGGTCGAAAGTGCTGCGGATGTTCGGCCAAGTTTCCGTCGGAAGATTCG
Protein-coding sequences here:
- the LOC6032439 gene encoding zinc finger protein 184, coding for MANTSLMSPIMCRVCMKSDCPLFSPYEPSPGGYLPFDLIASLAQVEITKDDELPQLICSSCLNDLEITNKLITTCKTSDSLLRQRLSADKGMFSPHEYHVIEAINEVEVINESEESDDAVSVPDAPIELLDIDDIIEEETFDSDEPIIQDDINTSFHVDDLILTDPVVQTFDGHRTQCCGCAEKFDSSEQLELHSNECHLPERAISGPAPVGLIECTICYQLFSGTSYLDSRHQLPAFRDRLVSAEFPEVVQCCSCETLGSGSEEMRQHSSLHLDEKVPDDPMKPFECEFCFKRFNLQTGLVVHQRFSFSYKKFVKAKRRGCAATKKRNEIERKTAGRKCCGCSAKFPSEDSLKQHSQMHHELYRRNQPDRYNPFECEICFRQFPTAARLEHHKMVPYARVHQCKLCERSFVSALLLAKHVQSHSRKPGEGERVQERSGAEVQCDECGQMLKNKHYLKRHRKCQHSQEKVFSCSICHRSFKWKHTLSVHLRVHTNERPFSCSYCERKFAHLTDKNRHELTHSGQFPLRCSVCDKGFPAGRRKQLDKHMQLHEAGEDYPLRCRFCDRTFTKLFQRDRHQATHVASETE